Proteins found in one Ctenopharyngodon idella isolate HZGC_01 chromosome 16, HZGC01, whole genome shotgun sequence genomic segment:
- the LOC127497396 gene encoding uncharacterized protein LOC127497396 isoform X1, whose translation MKNTLKLAFLLMIFVVNLYEAFSQGIKTDFVLVNTPPYTFLGNGSSCERAEWRKSFPTDATIATYQNKICQIEKGFHEEYICKENHLLLNSPKYTDSGPYEFFCNGVKKALKLDVLYAVKVYMAEMHNITLDCYAANVNDVTWLHKDEIVLHYKKDGTIIPGKGYERRVSLEKNCLKTGNLSLTITEVRKTDAGLYLCLTDDETTKGYPHTYLLHVNEKRSSPGNQTDSNSNEAQTLSFYKTLAIVFGIFSCILILVVVILLYKLYCLTSKPSNGQSTPATASYHVQKSDDGTIDNDNTTSPKNESQLMVNHPVQESDTTGNKSSTTKPF comes from the exons ATGAAGAATACTCTGAAACTGGCTTTCCTACTTATGATTTTTGTTGTTAATTTGTATG AAGCTTTTTCCCAGGGTATTAAAACTGACTTTGTGTTAGTAAACACACCACCATATACATTCCTCGGTAATGGCAGCAGCTGTGAGAGAGCTGAATGGAGAAAGAGTTTCCCCACAGATGCAACTATTGCTACATACCAAAACAAGATCTGCCAGATTGAAAAAGGTTTTCATGAAGAATACATATGTAAAGAAAACCACCTGCTTCTCAACTCACCTAAATACACTGACAGTGGGCCCTATGAGTTCTTCTGTAATGGGGTTAAAAAAGCACTTAAACTGGATGTTTTat ATGCAGTAAAAGTGTATATGGCAGAGATGCACAACATCACCCTCGACTGTTATGCAGCCAATGTCAATGATGTGACGTGGCTGCATAAAGATGAAATAGTTTTGCACTATAAGAAAGATGGAACCATAATCCCTGGCAAAGGCTACGAGAGAAGAGTATCACTGGAGAAGAACTGCCTCAAAACCGGTAATCTTTCTTTGACCATCACTGAAGTTCGCAAGACAGATGCCGGATTATACCTCTGCTTAACGGATGACGAAACGACTAAGGGATACCCACACACCTATCTGTTACATGTGAACG AGAAGCGCTCCAGTCCAGGAAACCAAACAGACTCCAACTCCAATGAAGCACAAACTCTCAGTTTTTATAAGACACTTGCCATCGTTTTTGGCATTTTCTCATGCATCCTTATTTTAGTTGTTGTGATACTTCTTTATAAGCTGTATTGTCTCACCTCCAAACCAAGCAATGGTCAATCCACACCAGCTACAGCCAGTTATCATGTGCAGAAGAGTGACGATGGCACCATCGACAATGACAACACAacatcacccaaaaatgaaagtcagTTAATGGTCAATCACCCTGTTCAGGAGAGCGACACCACAGGAAATAAGTCTTCCACCACCAAGCCTTTTTAA
- the LOC127497396 gene encoding uncharacterized protein LOC127497396 isoform X2: MKNTLKLAFLLMIFVVNLYAFSQGIKTDFVLVNTPPYTFLGNGSSCERAEWRKSFPTDATIATYQNKICQIEKGFHEEYICKENHLLLNSPKYTDSGPYEFFCNGVKKALKLDVLYAVKVYMAEMHNITLDCYAANVNDVTWLHKDEIVLHYKKDGTIIPGKGYERRVSLEKNCLKTGNLSLTITEVRKTDAGLYLCLTDDETTKGYPHTYLLHVNEKRSSPGNQTDSNSNEAQTLSFYKTLAIVFGIFSCILILVVVILLYKLYCLTSKPSNGQSTPATASYHVQKSDDGTIDNDNTTSPKNESQLMVNHPVQESDTTGNKSSTTKPF; the protein is encoded by the exons ATGAAGAATACTCTGAAACTGGCTTTCCTACTTATGATTTTTGTTGTTAATTTGTATG CTTTTTCCCAGGGTATTAAAACTGACTTTGTGTTAGTAAACACACCACCATATACATTCCTCGGTAATGGCAGCAGCTGTGAGAGAGCTGAATGGAGAAAGAGTTTCCCCACAGATGCAACTATTGCTACATACCAAAACAAGATCTGCCAGATTGAAAAAGGTTTTCATGAAGAATACATATGTAAAGAAAACCACCTGCTTCTCAACTCACCTAAATACACTGACAGTGGGCCCTATGAGTTCTTCTGTAATGGGGTTAAAAAAGCACTTAAACTGGATGTTTTat ATGCAGTAAAAGTGTATATGGCAGAGATGCACAACATCACCCTCGACTGTTATGCAGCCAATGTCAATGATGTGACGTGGCTGCATAAAGATGAAATAGTTTTGCACTATAAGAAAGATGGAACCATAATCCCTGGCAAAGGCTACGAGAGAAGAGTATCACTGGAGAAGAACTGCCTCAAAACCGGTAATCTTTCTTTGACCATCACTGAAGTTCGCAAGACAGATGCCGGATTATACCTCTGCTTAACGGATGACGAAACGACTAAGGGATACCCACACACCTATCTGTTACATGTGAACG AGAAGCGCTCCAGTCCAGGAAACCAAACAGACTCCAACTCCAATGAAGCACAAACTCTCAGTTTTTATAAGACACTTGCCATCGTTTTTGGCATTTTCTCATGCATCCTTATTTTAGTTGTTGTGATACTTCTTTATAAGCTGTATTGTCTCACCTCCAAACCAAGCAATGGTCAATCCACACCAGCTACAGCCAGTTATCATGTGCAGAAGAGTGACGATGGCACCATCGACAATGACAACACAacatcacccaaaaatgaaagtcagTTAATGGTCAATCACCCTGTTCAGGAGAGCGACACCACAGGAAATAAGTCTTCCACCACCAAGCCTTTTTAA